ATTCAGCCAATTGCGAAATTCTGGGTAAAAAGTACAGAATGATTTTCTAACCGAAGTCTTCCGTTGTGTTTCCTacctgactgcttaaggtctcTCATGAACATAATAGGACTCGAAGGGAGAAATAACGTTTGTttgataaattaataaaaaggaAACGTGCTAAGTTGACAAACCCGGTGGGACGATGAAATTGTCATATCACATGTGTCATGAGAAGCAGCATTTTCTTTAGGGGCTGTAAAAAGATATCATGATTGCAAATTGGAGTAGGGTTTTTTTAGCTTGATATCTATATCATAGTGTTTTTTAGATGTGTAgcagaaaaaaactttatgATATGAGCCCTCTTTGCATTTGAATTTGCCCCAAAAGATGCTTGATGAAAACTTTCATCATTGGATGACTCAAGAGTAAACATGACCAATACAGCTCAATGCGCATGtttaaaaagatacgtttttaaaattcttttaaaactgttaattGAAGAACTAGGTCTTTGTCTGAGTGGGATTGAGTTCCATAGTCTTAGCGCTGCCACAGCAAACGTTTTCTCTCCGTAAGTCTTTAGTATCGCTTTCGGGGTTGCCAGAAGGTGTTGAGAAGACGACCTTAGTGTCCGTTTAGAGGTGCGATAATTCAGTAAGTCATCGATGTGGCAAGGCACTGCTCTGTTGAGAGCGTTGTAGACCACTAAAAGAATTTTATTAACTATATGGTAACGGACAGGAAGCTAGTGGTGCTTTTTTAGGATAGGGGCCACACGATCAAATTTCCTTGTACGTGTAACAATTCGATCGTGCTGCTTTCTTTTGAACGGATTGTAATCTTGAAAGTAGCTGCTGAGGTAGACCATATAGCATCGAGGTACAGTTATCTAATTTCGAAGTAATAAAGGCATGAGCAACAATGGGAGGCCTTGCAAATTGATTTTATGTGTTCCTCAAGGTTAAAACAATCGTCAAATGACGCTAAGATTACGTGCAGAGGATGATGGTTCAACGGTCACGTTGCCGATTTGATGATTTTGCTTCAAAGTAGTTTCAATAGACTAAATGCCCTGCAGGCAGAAATTTTCACACAATTTCCACTAAAAGGTTTTGCTCcaaacttcttaagaatatCAGGTGTTTGCCCAGAAATTACAAGCGATTccaaaatttgtatttttattggataaattctccgagcttgtgcatTGAATATAAGTCGCTTGGTTGTCGCCAGTTAGGAATTCTACGCTTCTGGTCAGACGGCTGGGCACAGTCTAAAAgttgttgtttatttaatgATCTAGCACTCACACTTTGATATATGAcattgttttccaatttttaaaacttaatttttgaaatagtaAACTGTTCAACTTTGGCAGCCTGAGCTGGTTATTATCAGTTTTTACGGCTGAGTACATGTATGTGTGAATGTATGTGTATATGCATGTATGCatgtgtgtatgtatgtgtgcacgtatgtatgtatgtatgtatgtatgtatactGAATTGACCTCTCCACCAATGGGGCTTTTCAGGGCTAAATTAGAAACAACCACATTATAATATAAGATAAACATAGTATTTAAAAATACTAACTGacaggaggcagaccagttggctacATACAAAGTGCACAACATGAGTTGAACTGTGACGCTGGGAAACCGAGAACAAATCTAGTAAGTAGCAAGGTCTGTGGAGGGCTGGAACCTGGGAACATCAGATTACAAGCCCTCACCACTCGGTCACACTGCCTCCACATTTGAATCGTCCGCATGGATTGTTTTCACTAAAAAATCGCTATTTAGTTTGCGTGAGGTGGCAGACTAAAGAATGATCCCTAAAGGACGCAGGACCATTAGGCAACAACACCGGAACAGAATACCAACctagtaaattttgttttatgatCTACCTATTTCTGATACAAGGGATCAATTGACGAAGAATTAAATGGACGGAACAGCCACCCAGTTTTTGGGGTTATAGCTAAACTGTGTACGGTGTAGGGTCTTTTCTGTTCAAAAGATCAGATTTCGTTCACCCATAGTTTCATTCTTTATTTCCCACATTTTGAATGAATTTTCTTTGCTATTCTCTATCATACATCAACACATCTGTTCTTTCTCATTCAACTGCACATTCTCACATATTCAGCGGCCTATTAGGATCTCCGAGATTTTTGGCGCATGCTGCCTGACACCAGGAAGGCGGATTTTTCTCCCAATACAGGTGACCAAAGGATCTAACAGCTGTGTAGTAAGCATCCGCACCCAGTTTCTTgcatcttttctttttgttcagcAGATCCCCGAGACTGAACCGgcgttttccatttttttcgcACAGTGTGTACATGTCGCTTTTAAAGGCCTCATCACATTGTCTCTGATCCCATCCGTAGAGCTCTCCCTGGAAAGGTTGACCACACACATCCATTACAACAATTCAAGCCGAATTCTCGAAATTTAGCAGAACGAAGGTTAATATCAGTTGTAGTTTTATTAATAGTAAAATTCTTAGGTAATGCTCCAACATTTTAAAATGGGCAGGGGAAGACTGGGGGCAGGTACCTTCAGTTTGGGACCTTGTTTTTATGATTCGTAATCCACAAATATCGGTTGTAATACTATAAACTGACTATATAATTGTAAAAAAGAGAGAACGTAGCGTGGCGTGAAGACTTACGCAGTAATAGCAAACATCGTGTTTGTTGCAAGCCGGAGTGAAGGTTTTTTTGTAGGGAGCCGGTAAGCCAAGCGGGACACTGCATCCATTGGCATTGATTTTACAATCTGACGTTGAGGTCACTTCCCAACTCATCGACAACAGCAGCAACCACATGAATGTGAGAACAGACAAGTTACCCATGATAATCCTGTGAAGAGATGATAGACTTATTCACATTTAAGGGCATAAGGTAATCCGGGATTCCACTGGTTTTTCCTTGATTACGTTCTGTGATTAGTTTAAAAAACTCGCGTCATCTTAACCAATTGGATGCAGAACGCGACGTGGTCACTGGTGAATTCCGCGCTTTGGAAAGATTTGCTTGATTTGCTTTGAGTGATCATCGGTTCTTTAGTAAATTTGCTTCTGTCATAATTGGCTGTTGCCGCTATTTTGCCTCTGGTTTTACGTCACTCATTTAAAATGCGCTCCGAGAATTCATTTCTAATTTCTTTCGATGGAAACTTTGAAAACCCACAGATGAGGATGGACATCGCGCGTAAGTTGTCGTTACACAACTCGAAATAATTCTGCTTTAACTTGAACGTATTTGTTTTTAGAAGATCATAGCCATAGTTTCAAGTTTAAGTGAAATAGTATTAGTTTGCCCTCTAAAGGGGTCTTGTTACGCAAAGTACAGAAGTATCAAAAGCAAATCGAATAAAATCGACAAAACCTAAGAGCTCGCTGTGAAAAAAATGTAGGTTAGACGGGATGAATAGTGTGTGACAGCAAATGACCAGATAGTTTACTGTGGcgaataaaaactaaaataaagaaagaatgaCGCCAATATCCTCTCTTTTTTATAGTTTAGTTTTCATCagattatttaaatgaaaatagggaaaattttcGAAGCGTGAGGATTATATTCTCATGGCGAAAAAAAGGATAATACTAAATCGCACGAAACTTTATCTTTCTTTCTCCGAATTGTTTCTTCTTTCCTAACAAGACTAGTGCTGGAGATACATGTGATCGGCAATTTGGACACAGAATACAAAAGatatgaaaaatgtttggtgggaaaaaattttaaacatcGTACGTTAAGCTTAAACACAAAGAATATTGCCCTATTTAAGAAAAAAGGTACTTGAGGATTAGCATTCATTTACCTACCAAGGTTTTTCTCCCACGTTTTCAGAATTTGTGATCCTGGTAAAGTTAAACCCCAGAGGAGTTGTAGATAAATGACGAAGAGGgtctttttatttcctaagtAGCCCCTTATCTTTCGCGAATGGCTAATGGATCTAAGTTTGGCGTGTGAATTTAGACGGATGTACTGTAGTACCTTAAGATTATACTGTGTTGACCTCGGCtcttaacttttttatttgtgtaaaatgttttttcaaaagtacaAATTTCGGATGTCAATTGTCTATTAAAATCGGTTTTCACTCAAAATTGTAAAAGGTTTAATTGTTTACTTACTATTTCACTTTTGCCACCTTTTTAGACTGCGAATCCAATTTTACTGGAACGAGTTCAGTGTTATTAAAAACTGAATAAGCCATAACTCGCAATTAAACGGAAAACGTTTATTCTAGTTTTCATAGCTCGGTCATACTCGCTGAAACCACATTTCAATAGGTTATTTATCTTTCCCCACCCTCCCATCCCTTCCCAACATTATGATAACATTCTTGAAAAATCCTTCAGTCACTCCAACGAAAGATAAACTGAACAAGTGCAGAGCTTAAAACTACTGAAGGATCTTTAACtccattttcttttaatcaacaCTTTGAACCCCTATAAAATCCAACAATAAATCATCTTGATCTGTCCTTAGCAGTTTTCTCTAACTCCCTCTACAGTTAAGACGATTAAATGTTGACCCTTCAAACGCTCTAGCCCAAAACTGATAACTATTTCGTTTGACGCACAATGCGTTTTTCTCATCATAGAAAAATCGCCTTTGATTGATCCACAGTTTTGTCCTCTAACCCCTCTACACTCAGGATCTCaacagtaattctccttactgtctgtcatacaactTTTATGATTtgggtttggagaatttggtattggattggCTAATGATTTCTTAATAGTCATTTCTCTTAATAGTCATTTCTCGCTTGGTgtagtattgatattgtaaggagagattctgtcttggtcactcatgggagttaaagagttgacCATTAAGCCTCGAAGTGTGCGATTTTTGCCAGATTCCGCTTTAATGTCGCacttttgtgaaaaaaagtgataaagTAGCCAGTGAATTAGTATGGTACATAGGACGTTGCGTTCTATCAAGATGCAAATCCCTATTGAAAAgaaagcttctaaataaatgcTCACTTAGAACTGAGGACTGACGCATTTGTCAtgaactaatgaaaaaaaaaagttttaatgtaAAAGTTGATATTCcttaaaaaatgatgaaacgcaaattttaaaattgaaacgGTGAGAATAACCAATCCCAGTAGAATTTTATGTCAAGTCTACtaaatgaatttaaagaaaatgtgtaTATTGagtaaatttcattaaattatCGTTATCACAAACCATGGGTAATTACGAAAGAGGAAGAGCTCTCTACTGCAAACAGTGCAAGCAATGAGATATGGTAAACTATCTTTTCACTGTTTGGAAGCTTTTAAGCAGGTCACTTTTTaataggaaaattaaaatgaaaaataacactGGAAAACTCTTTTTTTACAGAAAGACTTGATTCTAAGGCCAAACAGTGTCAAAACGAGTTGTCTGTAGGGCATCGAAGCGCGAAATCCGACATTCACGATTTTCTCTTTGATAAATGAATAACATCCTTTCATTTGGCGACCAAGCTCAAAATCTATCATCTGTCTTTGTCTCTTCCAAAAATTCCTGTTTATTAATCTGAAATTAAACACCACCTTAAAAATGTTATcagaaataaatgcaaaaagtCTTTTTAACAAGTGTCTCCTTATCAGTCCGCAAACACGGAAGCCAAGCTCTTAAAAAGCTAAAACAACCTGATGCGAACAGACCCTCCAAAATCTCAACTTGTGGACGGCTATCAAAAAATGTTTACCAGTTTGCCAAAAAAACTTAATAACAGCGTACCATTTGCCTGGCTTTTAAACATCCTATCTCTataagataatttgattttttttatgggCGATGTAGATGACAGAGCCTTTCCTCAATACAGTACCATAGTACTACTGTACCTTTTCGCTGTCTTGCGAGACCCTTGAGGTGTACTAAAATCTCACTTTGTAAAAAGGGAACAAAACTTTTCCCACTCAATGCGTGCGAAGCTGACAGACGGACTGAAATTCAACCTAAGTTTTACTT
This region of Pocillopora verrucosa isolate sample1 chromosome 3, ASM3666991v2, whole genome shotgun sequence genomic DNA includes:
- the LOC131795553 gene encoding conodipine-P2, with amino-acid sequence MGNLSVLTFMWLLLLSMSWEVTSTSDCKINANGCSVPLGLPAPYKKTFTPACNKHDVCYYCGELYGWDQRQCDEAFKSDMYTLCEKNGKRRFSLGDLLNKKKRCKKLGADAYYTAVRSFGHLYWEKNPPSWCQAACAKNLGDPNRPLNM